From Natronorubrum halophilum, a single genomic window includes:
- a CDS encoding alpha/beta fold hydrolase codes for MTRIEVEEDVELFVRDWGSGTPVVFVHGWPLSHMMFEYQFTQLPREDIRCIGIDLRGYGQSSKPWGEYDVDVFADDIKSVLDELDVDDVTLVGFSMGGGVVTRYMSRHNEDHVGKLALLGAASPVLTEQPDFPEGIDKDTYADLAKECYHDRAKVTGEFTDSIFHSEPSPELKNWVQNMCMESSPQAMAVSIESVGNMDLRSDLEDISVPTLICHGVHDESCPFELTAEKLDEGIANTELVRFDKSGHALFYDEKEKLNQELMEFSN; via the coding sequence ATGACTCGTATTGAAGTTGAAGAGGATGTGGAACTGTTCGTTCGAGACTGGGGGTCGGGTACTCCCGTCGTGTTTGTTCATGGTTGGCCATTGAGCCACATGATGTTCGAATACCAATTCACCCAGCTCCCGAGAGAGGATATTCGGTGTATCGGTATCGATCTCCGTGGCTATGGACAGTCGAGCAAACCGTGGGGGGAATACGATGTCGACGTTTTCGCTGACGATATCAAGTCGGTTCTCGACGAATTGGATGTCGACGATGTAACACTCGTGGGCTTTTCAATGGGCGGCGGGGTCGTCACCCGATATATGAGCCGACATAACGAAGATCACGTAGGGAAACTGGCGCTGCTTGGTGCTGCGAGTCCCGTTCTGACAGAACAGCCAGACTTTCCAGAAGGCATTGATAAAGATACATACGCGGACCTTGCAAAGGAATGCTACCACGACCGAGCAAAAGTAACCGGTGAGTTTACCGATTCGATATTTCATTCTGAGCCGAGCCCTGAGCTGAAAAACTGGGTCCAGAATATGTGTATGGAGTCATCGCCACAAGCGATGGCCGTTTCGATCGAATCGGTCGGTAACATGGATCTTCGTTCTGACCTCGAGGACATCTCCGTTCCGACACTCATCTGTCACGGTGTCCACGACGAGTCTTGTCCATTCGAGCTGACAGCGGAAAAACTCGATGAGGGAATTGCAAATACAGAGCTTGTTCGCTTTGATAAGAGTGGTCATGCACTCTTCTACGATGAGAAAGAGAAACTGAACCAGGAGTTGATGGAATTCAGCAATTGA
- a CDS encoding ABC transporter permease, protein MSTRTDTSSNTVVAGNFEGDLRRYLRGLGGLLAFLLVWWVGAMMTQPSYLVPGPLDSVRAFVDLFATSTAIVVPVLGSSLVLPTGLAHLAQTLFHYVPGLLLGASCGIGLGLAMGWNGALDDWLRPLVRVLRPIPPLAWIVFAIVWFGIHHAGAAFIVFVGAFWINFYGAYGGVEGVSSELTDAASTLGVERDLAMLKLVALPSAAPQVLTGFRTSIGRCWMIVVGAELFGAPGVGYEIINASNNLAMATSVAYMFLISLAFLCMDVGFRLLERRVLAWR, encoded by the coding sequence ATGAGCACGCGTACTGACACCAGTTCCAACACGGTGGTCGCCGGCAACTTCGAGGGTGACCTGCGGCGGTATCTACGCGGGCTGGGCGGGCTCCTCGCGTTCCTTCTCGTCTGGTGGGTCGGCGCGATGATGACTCAGCCGTCGTATCTGGTGCCGGGCCCCCTCGATTCGGTGCGCGCGTTTGTAGACCTGTTCGCAACCTCGACTGCGATTGTGGTCCCAGTTCTGGGATCGAGTCTGGTGCTGCCGACCGGCCTCGCACACCTGGCACAGACGTTGTTCCACTACGTCCCTGGCCTCCTTCTCGGTGCGAGCTGTGGGATCGGTCTCGGACTGGCGATGGGCTGGAACGGAGCCCTTGACGACTGGCTTCGGCCGCTCGTCCGGGTGCTGCGGCCGATCCCACCGCTGGCATGGATCGTCTTTGCAATCGTCTGGTTCGGCATCCATCACGCCGGCGCGGCGTTCATCGTCTTCGTCGGCGCGTTCTGGATCAACTTCTATGGAGCCTACGGTGGCGTCGAAGGCGTCTCGAGCGAGCTGACCGATGCCGCGTCGACGCTCGGGGTGGAACGCGACCTCGCGATGCTGAAGCTCGTCGCGCTCCCAAGCGCGGCTCCCCAGGTGTTGACGGGGTTCCGGACGAGCATCGGGCGGTGCTGGATGATCGTCGTCGGTGCCGAGTTGTTCGGCGCACCCGGCGTTGGCTACGAGATCATCAACGCCTCGAACAACCTCGCGATGGCGACCAGCGTCGCGTACATGTTCCTGATCAGTCTCGCGTTCCTCTGTATGGACGTCGGGTTTCGACTACTCGAACGGAGGGTCCTCGCGTGGCGATGA
- a CDS encoding MBL fold metallo-hydrolase encodes MATDTNISVQLVRHATVLVTINDTTVLVDPMFAPQDEMPTVTDNPAVPEFLTTANQRRNPLVPMPDVDLSHDAVAVTHRHADHFDEAAKSELEADVPLFCQPEETEAFTDEGFTDVRPVDDQISFDGVTIHRTPGRHGHGELAEGMGPVSGFVFEADTTLYTAGDTIWYDAVERTLDQFDPDMVVLNGGEAQFEQGDPITMGVEDINAVRNATDATVAVVHMEAINHCLLSRDELRSGTEDVLVPEDGEQLTSSRA; translated from the coding sequence ATGGCAACCGATACCAACATCAGTGTCCAACTCGTCCGACACGCTACCGTTCTCGTGACCATTAACGATACGACAGTCCTCGTTGATCCGATGTTCGCACCACAAGACGAGATGCCGACTGTGACGGATAACCCCGCGGTTCCAGAATTCCTCACGACAGCGAACCAACGCCGGAATCCGCTCGTTCCGATGCCCGACGTCGATCTCTCCCACGACGCAGTCGCCGTCACCCATCGACATGCCGACCATTTCGACGAGGCGGCGAAATCGGAACTCGAGGCGGATGTTCCCCTCTTTTGCCAGCCTGAAGAGACGGAGGCCTTTACTGACGAGGGGTTCACTGACGTGCGGCCTGTCGACGATCAAATCTCTTTCGACGGCGTAACGATCCACCGGACGCCGGGACGTCACGGGCACGGCGAATTAGCCGAGGGAATGGGACCTGTTTCTGGATTCGTCTTCGAAGCGGATACGACGCTGTACACTGCCGGTGACACGATCTGGTACGACGCGGTCGAACGGACGCTCGACCAGTTTGATCCCGATATGGTCGTTCTCAACGGTGGCGAAGCACAGTTTGAGCAAGGCGACCCCATCACGATGGGCGTCGAAGACATCAACGCCGTCCGTAATGCGACTGACGCGACGGTCGCGGTCGTTCACATGGAGGCTATCAACCACTGTCTCCTCTCGCGCGACGAATTGCGATCGGGGACGGAGGACGTTCTCGTTCCCGAGGATGGTGAACAGTTGACCTCCTCCCGCGCCTAA
- a CDS encoding ABC transporter substrate-binding protein — protein MTVAYVPIYPNMQHYVMRQEGYYEDIPTDVTIERFSSGPSVVKAFASGDVNVALFGITPAMVLIDKGTEAGILAANSKNGFKIMATTELVDRYEREGPATFERFEQERGRKIRFGVPPDGSVPDIVLRYWIQEDLDVGEMDSVINKSKVPPAKAVQTIQSGDIDATIIQEPFATIIDQNDGFGEHAWSGDILENHPVTVLFANQQVIDDSEVSESLVEQHIAATEFTAASSDAAAAHAASVIGSGVSEDLAAAAMDSQASDFLSDPHAITDQAATMGEFVSNVRNVEEPIAAESLFAFEPYDTIRE, from the coding sequence GTGACTGTCGCGTACGTCCCGATTTATCCGAACATGCAACACTACGTGATGAGACAAGAGGGCTACTATGAGGACATCCCCACGGATGTCACTATCGAGCGGTTCAGTTCCGGGCCGAGCGTCGTCAAGGCGTTCGCTAGCGGAGACGTCAACGTTGCGCTGTTCGGAATCACCCCTGCGATGGTACTCATCGACAAGGGCACTGAGGCCGGTATTCTCGCGGCGAATTCGAAAAACGGCTTCAAGATCATGGCTACAACCGAACTCGTCGACCGATACGAACGGGAGGGACCGGCCACGTTCGAACGGTTCGAGCAGGAGCGCGGACGCAAGATACGATTCGGTGTCCCTCCGGACGGGAGCGTCCCCGATATCGTTCTACGGTACTGGATCCAGGAGGACCTCGACGTTGGTGAGATGGACTCCGTCATCAACAAGTCGAAGGTTCCACCGGCGAAGGCGGTCCAGACGATTCAGTCGGGCGATATCGACGCGACAATCATCCAAGAACCGTTCGCGACGATCATCGACCAGAATGACGGTTTCGGCGAACACGCCTGGTCCGGAGATATCCTGGAAAATCACCCCGTCACGGTACTGTTCGCGAACCAGCAGGTGATCGACGACAGTGAAGTCTCGGAATCGCTGGTCGAGCAACATATTGCGGCAACCGAGTTCACGGCAGCTTCGTCGGATGCGGCCGCTGCTCACGCCGCGTCGGTGATCGGCTCCGGGGTAAGCGAGGATCTCGCCGCGGCAGCGATGGACTCGCAGGCGTCGGATTTCCTCTCGGATCCACACGCGATCACCGACCAAGCCGCGACGATGGGTGAGTTCGTCTCGAACGTCAGAAACGTCGAGGAACCGATCGCGGCCGAGAGCCTGTTTGCGTTCGAACCCTACGACACTATCCGGGAATGA